A single window of Psychrobacter raelei DNA harbors:
- a CDS encoding valine--tRNA ligase, producing MSNQNLTASIQSALKQLENAYNPGEVEQGMYQRWEESGYFQPKYNSDESFSIALPPPNVTGSLHMGHGFNNAIMDSLTRYHRMLGDNTLWQPGTDHAGIATQMVVERRLNAEGIKRTDLTREDFINKVWEWKEESGGNITRQIRRLGSSVDWSRERFTMDEGLSNAVKEVFVRLHDEGLIYRGKRLVNWDPKFQTALSDLEVENHDEKGSLWHFRYYFTDKSIKTQDGKDYVVVATTRPETLLGDTAVAVNPKDERYTHLVGQTITLPITGRVVPIVADDYVESDFGTGVVKITPAHDFNDYELGRRHNTPLINIFDAHAHILPEMEIYPDLQTREPKLEKTPEAYAGVERFDARKQLVEQAQAEGWLDQIEDYQLKAPRGDRSGVIVEPWLTDQWYVAVEQLAKPSIEAVEDGRIEFVPAQYKNMYMAWMNNIEDWCISRQLWWGHRIPAWYDNDDNIYVARDEAEVRSKYNLDDSVELRQDEDVLDTWFSSGLWTFSTLGWGDESQDQKALQTFHPTSVLVTGFDIIFFWVARMIMLTMHFMKNEDGTPQVPFKTVYVHGLVRDGQGQKMSKSKGNVLDPIDLIDGIDLESLVAKRTSNMMNPKDAAKIEKQTRKEFPEGIPAFGTDALRFTFTSLASTGRDINFDLKRVEGYRNFCNKIWNASRFVLMNCVDKEGSALAIDKAPNTQVWELPEQWIISRLNSTIANIKQHFEQYRLDMVSHDIYEFIWNEYCDWYVELAKASLNDDTVSSERKAQIRYVLLHVLETAMRFAHPVMPYLTEQIWQTIAPLLERRDTDSIMIAQFPEVNESQINAQVEADMTWLQELIAGVRNIRGEMKLGNAVRLPVLLENITAEQTERLHRIENQFKALAKVESLTILNDGDEVPLSSSSMVGKLRVMVPMKGLIDPTAELGRLSKAQEKLQKQADGIARKLGNEGFVSKAPAEVVAAEKAKLEELEGQLKVMSEQMAQLKAL from the coding sequence ATGAGCAATCAAAATCTTACTGCCTCTATTCAATCGGCCCTAAAACAACTTGAAAACGCCTATAATCCCGGTGAAGTTGAACAGGGTATGTATCAGCGCTGGGAAGAAAGTGGTTATTTTCAGCCCAAATATAACAGCGATGAGTCGTTTTCTATTGCCCTGCCACCACCTAACGTGACTGGCAGCTTGCACATGGGTCATGGTTTTAACAATGCCATTATGGACTCGCTCACCCGTTATCATCGTATGCTGGGCGACAATACATTGTGGCAGCCGGGCACAGACCATGCCGGTATTGCCACACAGATGGTGGTAGAGCGCCGTTTAAATGCAGAAGGTATTAAGCGTACTGATTTAACTCGTGAAGATTTTATCAATAAGGTTTGGGAGTGGAAAGAAGAGTCGGGCGGTAACATTACCCGTCAGATTCGCCGTTTGGGCTCATCCGTGGATTGGTCGCGTGAACGCTTTACCATGGACGAGGGCTTATCAAACGCGGTAAAAGAAGTATTCGTACGCTTGCATGATGAAGGTCTAATTTACCGCGGTAAGCGTCTGGTGAACTGGGATCCTAAGTTTCAAACCGCACTGTCAGACTTAGAAGTAGAAAACCATGACGAAAAAGGCTCACTGTGGCATTTTCGCTACTATTTCACTGACAAATCTATCAAAACCCAAGACGGCAAAGATTATGTTGTGGTAGCAACCACCCGTCCTGAGACCTTGCTTGGTGATACCGCAGTAGCTGTGAACCCAAAAGATGAGCGCTATACCCACTTGGTCGGCCAGACCATTACCTTGCCGATTACCGGCCGCGTAGTGCCTATCGTGGCTGATGACTATGTTGAAAGCGACTTTGGTACCGGTGTGGTAAAAATTACCCCAGCGCATGATTTTAATGACTATGAGCTTGGCCGTCGTCATAATACACCGCTTATCAATATCTTTGATGCACACGCCCATATACTGCCTGAGATGGAGATTTATCCAGATCTGCAGACCCGTGAGCCTAAGCTTGAAAAAACCCCTGAAGCTTATGCCGGTGTTGAGCGCTTTGACGCTCGTAAGCAGTTGGTTGAGCAGGCTCAGGCTGAGGGCTGGCTGGATCAAATCGAGGACTATCAGCTTAAAGCGCCTCGCGGTGATCGCAGTGGGGTTATCGTTGAGCCTTGGTTAACCGATCAGTGGTATGTGGCAGTAGAGCAATTGGCGAAGCCGTCGATTGAAGCGGTGGAAGATGGCCGTATTGAATTTGTGCCTGCACAGTACAAAAACATGTACATGGCATGGATGAACAACATTGAGGACTGGTGTATCAGCCGTCAATTGTGGTGGGGTCATCGCATTCCAGCCTGGTATGACAACGACGACAACATTTATGTGGCACGTGATGAGGCCGAAGTACGCAGCAAATACAATCTTGATGACAGCGTTGAGCTGCGCCAAGATGAAGACGTGCTAGACACGTGGTTCAGCTCAGGTCTATGGACCTTTAGCACCCTAGGTTGGGGCGATGAATCACAAGACCAAAAAGCGCTACAGACTTTTCACCCGACCAGCGTATTGGTAACCGGCTTTGATATTATCTTCTTCTGGGTGGCGCGTATGATTATGCTCACCATGCACTTTATGAAGAATGAAGATGGCACGCCGCAAGTACCATTTAAGACGGTCTACGTGCACGGTTTGGTGCGTGATGGTCAGGGCCAGAAGATGTCAAAATCTAAAGGTAATGTGCTTGACCCCATCGATCTGATTGATGGTATTGATCTGGAATCTTTGGTAGCAAAACGCACCAGCAACATGATGAACCCCAAAGATGCGGCCAAGATTGAAAAACAAACCCGCAAAGAGTTTCCAGAGGGTATTCCAGCCTTTGGTACTGATGCGCTGCGATTTACCTTTACCTCGCTTGCCAGCACCGGCCGTGACATTAACTTTGATTTAAAACGTGTCGAAGGGTATCGCAACTTCTGTAACAAAATCTGGAACGCCAGCCGCTTTGTACTGATGAACTGTGTTGACAAAGAGGGCAGTGCGCTGGCCATCGATAAGGCGCCCAATACCCAAGTGTGGGAGCTACCTGAGCAGTGGATTATCAGCCGTCTAAATTCGACCATTGCCAATATCAAGCAGCACTTTGAGCAGTATCGCTTAGATATGGTCAGCCATGATATTTATGAATTTATCTGGAATGAGTACTGTGACTGGTATGTGGAGCTTGCTAAAGCCAGCTTAAATGATGACACGGTATCGAGTGAGCGTAAGGCGCAGATTCGTTATGTGCTGCTACATGTATTAGAGACGGCGATGCGCTTTGCTCACCCTGTCATGCCGTATTTGACAGAACAGATTTGGCAGACCATTGCACCGCTATTAGAGCGCAGAGATACTGACAGCATTATGATTGCCCAGTTCCCTGAGGTCAATGAGTCGCAAATCAACGCTCAAGTTGAAGCCGATATGACCTGGTTACAAGAGCTTATCGCTGGCGTACGCAACATCCGTGGTGAGATGAAGCTGGGTAACGCAGTACGTCTGCCGGTACTGCTTGAGAACATCACAGCGGAGCAAACTGAGCGCCTACATCGTATTGAAAACCAGTTTAAAGCGCTGGCCAAAGTTGAGAGCCTAACCATCCTAAATGACGGTGATGAAGTGCCATTATCCTCCTCTAGTATGGTCGGCAAGCTGCGGGTGATGGTACCGATGAAAGGTCTTATTGACCCAACAGCTGAGCTAGGTCGTCTGTCAAAAGCACAAGAAAAACTGCAAAAGCAGGCGGATGGCATCGCACGTAAGTTGGGTAATGAAGGCTTTGTTAGTAAAGCCCCTGCTGAAGTGGTTGCTGCAGAAAAAGCCAAGCTTGAGGAACTTGAAGGTCAGTTAAAAGTGATGAGCGAACAGATGGCTCAGCTTAAAGCACTATAA
- a CDS encoding YbjQ family protein, which translates to MDTVFDFFIDNIVFIGLFFIGWVFGRYNENDHLKRLDSTEKELGHIIVSTERFYQPIIADATQPVLVMGSVVIAQDYFKMIVARVLNVFGKNLTTYETLLDRARREAVIRMKLEAQFLGYNQVYGLRLEVTSINISGSMVEAIAYGTAVYTVGNPKIPPPLPL; encoded by the coding sequence ATGGATACTGTTTTTGACTTTTTTATCGATAATATAGTTTTTATTGGGCTGTTTTTTATTGGATGGGTGTTTGGTCGTTATAACGAAAATGATCATCTTAAGCGTCTAGATAGCACCGAAAAAGAGCTGGGGCACATCATTGTCTCAACTGAGCGCTTTTATCAGCCGATCATTGCCGATGCCACTCAGCCAGTGTTGGTGATGGGCAGTGTGGTGATTGCTCAAGATTACTTTAAGATGATAGTCGCTCGGGTGCTTAATGTGTTTGGTAAAAACCTCACCACCTATGAGACGCTACTTGATAGGGCTCGGCGTGAGGCGGTAATTCGCATGAAGCTTGAGGCGCAGTTTTTGGGCTACAATCAAGTCTATGGTCTGCGCTTGGAGGTCACCAGTATCAATATTAGCGGAAGTATGGTGGAAGCCATTGCTTATGGCACGGCGGTTTATACTGTGGGCAATCCAAAAATCCCGCCGCCATTACCCTTATAG
- a CDS encoding YbjQ family protein, giving the protein MSVLLSNLEHLPGYTITERLDVVYGSTVRSKHVGKDIFASLKNIVGGELTAYTELLEESRQEAIDRMLAKAEALGADAVVGLRFSTSSIAQGASELFVYGTAVRAVANPAPASVAEPSSAPQSAPPAEPITVPPLPPIDHTPYD; this is encoded by the coding sequence ATGAGCGTGCTACTGTCCAATCTTGAACACCTGCCAGGCTACACCATCACTGAGCGATTAGATGTGGTGTATGGCAGTACCGTGCGCTCAAAGCATGTGGGTAAGGATATCTTTGCCAGCCTAAAAAATATCGTGGGTGGCGAATTGACCGCTTATACCGAGCTATTAGAAGAGTCGCGGCAAGAGGCGATAGATCGCATGTTGGCGAAGGCCGAGGCGCTAGGGGCTGATGCGGTGGTGGGACTGCGTTTTTCGACCTCAAGTATTGCTCAAGGTGCCTCTGAGCTTTTTGTCTATGGCACTGCTGTTAGAGCGGTTGCCAATCCGGCGCCAGCGAGCGTTGCTGAGCCAAGCAGTGCACCTCAAAGCGCGCCGCCTGCTGAGCCTATAACCGTACCACCACTACCGCCTATAGACCATACGCCGTATGACTAG
- a CDS encoding YecA family protein, translated as MTLDELQDFLDSDANKHGLDSVATHGFLTATIVGKPLPNWLSLLFEGQDAQVDAAVKAAVKEWRAELLEDLQSEEGIALPLDIDEDSGEMDFSPDSELTAWSIGFVDAMYGDENVDWFSDEDSSEDVAMLTLPMMVFSGIDTVDGEEDEDLAAIRRDDDALAQMANSIEGNLSELFLLFNTDE; from the coding sequence ATGACCTTAGATGAGCTACAAGACTTCTTAGATTCTGATGCCAACAAACATGGCCTTGATAGCGTGGCTACCCACGGATTTTTGACCGCTACCATCGTCGGTAAGCCATTACCAAACTGGTTGTCGCTCTTATTTGAAGGCCAAGATGCCCAAGTTGATGCTGCAGTGAAAGCGGCAGTAAAAGAGTGGCGTGCTGAGCTTCTAGAAGATTTACAAAGCGAAGAGGGCATTGCCTTACCGCTTGATATCGATGAAGATTCTGGTGAGATGGATTTTTCACCCGACTCAGAGCTTACCGCTTGGTCCATCGGCTTCGTTGATGCTATGTATGGCGATGAGAATGTAGACTGGTTTAGCGATGAAGACAGCTCTGAAGATGTGGCCATGCTGACTTTACCAATGATGGTATTTAGTGGTATCGATACTGTGGACGGTGAAGAAGATGAGGATTTGGCTGCTATCCGCCGTGATGACGATGCTTTGGCCCAAATGGCTAATAGTATTGAAGGCAATCTAAGCGAGCTGTTTTTGTTATTTAACACTGACGAGTAA
- a CDS encoding PA3496 family putative envelope integrity protein, producing the protein MSDNDLDDFDDDNFEDDDDAKKVDEAEAEAARLTSLEKRRLIDNMLEEKRLERELKDGFDDDFDDFDDDLDDDDFDDDLDDE; encoded by the coding sequence ATGAGTGATAATGATCTTGATGATTTCGATGATGATAATTTCGAAGATGACGATGATGCCAAAAAGGTAGATGAGGCCGAAGCCGAAGCTGCGCGATTAACCAGCCTAGAAAAACGCCGTCTTATCGATAATATGCTAGAAGAAAAGCGTCTAGAACGTGAACTAAAAGATGGCTTCGATGACGATTTCGATGACTTCGATGATGATTTAGATGACGATGATTTCGACGACGACTTGGATGATGAGTAA
- the serB gene encoding phosphoserine phosphatase SerB — MTKNTTTNHQNNPNSATSEAAAPPLNATANFARFGSGMTAHLKAWITALQKANDLLPSNLRFDDVDFEQGANDQGKISLSLIEQLEDLPVFALSVVVQKQALRSSDGSELDKKSDFEAHIAEWAQQNPLWQIIKVVRSTDELQDHSGSDRLTSVLTYRYILMPSDTTIMQPGKKSAAARLLDEGITAHLRQFINTLPITSDLGGDAAIDCHIVSLAKMLRPHRVAVFDMDSTLIEQEVIVELAKHANIGDQVSEITESAMRGEIDFDTSFTERVALLEGLSTHALDDIQQQLTLSAGARTLLATLKSLGYYTVLVSGGFTYFAQRIAQELGIDEVYANELDIEDGAVTGNVQLPIVNGERKALIVEQVAKRMQLPLSQVICVGDGANDLPMMAIADLGVAYHAKPIVRARADAAINATGLEGVLYVLGYAAQDLL, encoded by the coding sequence ATGACAAAAAATACTACAACTAATCATCAAAATAACCCAAATTCAGCAACTTCAGAGGCAGCCGCGCCCCCCCTAAATGCCACGGCTAACTTTGCCCGCTTCGGCTCAGGCATGACCGCCCATCTAAAAGCATGGATAACTGCCTTACAAAAAGCTAACGACTTGCTGCCAAGCAATTTGCGTTTTGATGACGTAGATTTTGAACAAGGCGCCAATGACCAAGGCAAAATCTCACTCAGCCTTATCGAGCAGCTGGAGGACTTGCCAGTTTTTGCGTTATCTGTGGTGGTACAAAAGCAGGCCTTACGCTCATCAGACGGCAGTGAGTTGGATAAAAAAAGCGACTTTGAAGCCCACATCGCTGAGTGGGCGCAGCAAAACCCTTTGTGGCAAATTATTAAAGTGGTGCGCAGTACCGATGAGCTACAAGACCACTCAGGCAGTGACCGCTTAACCTCAGTACTCACTTACCGCTATATCTTAATGCCGAGTGACACTACCATCATGCAGCCTGGCAAAAAATCTGCTGCAGCCCGTCTACTTGATGAGGGTATCACCGCCCATCTGCGTCAGTTTATCAATACCTTACCCATCACCAGTGACTTAGGCGGAGATGCGGCCATTGACTGTCATATTGTGTCACTAGCCAAGATGCTACGCCCGCACCGAGTGGCCGTATTTGATATGGACTCAACCTTAATTGAGCAAGAGGTCATTGTTGAGCTGGCCAAACACGCCAATATTGGTGATCAAGTCAGCGAAATTACTGAATCGGCCATGCGCGGTGAGATTGATTTTGACACCTCATTTACTGAGCGTGTAGCGCTACTTGAGGGCTTATCGACCCATGCTTTAGATGACATTCAGCAGCAGCTTACCTTATCTGCTGGTGCCCGCACTTTGCTTGCCACCTTAAAATCCTTGGGCTATTACACGGTGCTTGTCTCCGGTGGCTTTACTTATTTTGCGCAGCGTATTGCCCAAGAGCTGGGTATCGATGAGGTGTATGCCAATGAGCTGGATATCGAAGATGGTGCAGTGACTGGCAATGTACAGCTGCCTATCGTCAATGGCGAGCGCAAAGCGCTGATCGTAGAGCAGGTCGCCAAGCGCATGCAGTTGCCTTTATCTCAGGTTATCTGTGTCGGTGATGGTGCCAATGACTTACCTATGATGGCCATTGCCGACTTAGGGGTGGCGTATCATGCCAAGCCCATCGTACGCGCCCGTGCCGATGCGGCCATCAATGCCACTGGACTTGAGGGTGTGCTCTACGTGCTCGGTTACGCCGCTCAAGACTTGTTATAA
- the aciT gene encoding AciT family ciprofloxacin tolerance protein — MATLTIMATSQPGLYGTLSWSSLGYMLLTIGVLATLLSGRRYLMGYMAAGMGYWLVIEVLQSIVVTVTSMSSGYGYLSAFILSIVLMASFLAYRYKKQSVTMAQKTGVETLDRRGRPVATLAKSGIAQDKYIEHTPIYNNYKPRFRN; from the coding sequence ATGGCAACTCTTACCATTATGGCAACCAGTCAACCTGGGCTTTATGGCACTTTATCCTGGTCTTCTTTAGGCTATATGCTTTTGACTATAGGCGTATTAGCTACTTTATTATCAGGCCGCCGCTACTTAATGGGCTATATGGCCGCAGGCATGGGCTACTGGCTGGTCATTGAAGTGCTGCAATCTATCGTGGTGACTGTCACATCTATGAGTAGTGGTTATGGTTACTTAAGCGCTTTTATTCTCAGCATTGTTTTGATGGCAAGCTTCCTTGCTTATCGTTACAAAAAACAAAGCGTTACTATGGCGCAAAAAACTGGGGTAGAGACATTAGACCGCCGTGGTCGTCCTGTGGCCACCCTTGCTAAATCTGGTATCGCTCAAGACAAATATATTGAACACACACCTATTTATAATAACTACAAACCACGTTTTCGTAATTAA
- the bioB gene encoding biotin synthase BioB — protein sequence MSFLATLKEPGTSVCLKNEPAQSPSLHDHAPSTAAISREYIANLFDMPFMDLLLKAQSVHRQHFTANAVQISTLLSIKTGNCPEDCGYCSQSGHHRDTTGLQAEKRLEIDKVIAAAKRAKASGSSRFCMGAAWKHPSAKDMPYVAELIKEVKALGLETCMTLGMLTAEQSEQLAEAGLDYYNHNLDTSRRYYDEVVSTRSYDERLQTIDHVRKSGINVCSGSIVGMGESREDRIDWVLELASMPLPPESIPVNLLVPIQGTPLGDKVLSEGQLPVLEWIRTIAVTRICCPSSYVRLSAGRESLSDAEQALAFMAGANSFFYGDKLLTTGNASQSNDDRMMQMLGLIPEAPKPKLTVIDALSGHQSQL from the coding sequence ATGAGCTTTTTGGCCACCTTAAAAGAACCAGGCACCAGCGTTTGCTTAAAAAATGAGCCGGCTCAAAGCCCGAGCCTACATGACCATGCCCCCTCTACGGCTGCTATTAGCCGCGAATATATCGCCAATCTTTTTGATATGCCGTTTATGGATCTGCTGCTAAAAGCTCAAAGTGTGCACCGTCAGCACTTCACTGCCAATGCCGTACAAATCAGTACCCTGTTGTCGATTAAGACCGGCAACTGTCCTGAGGACTGTGGCTATTGCTCTCAATCTGGCCACCACCGAGATACTACGGGGCTACAGGCCGAAAAACGTCTTGAGATTGATAAAGTCATCGCCGCCGCTAAGCGAGCTAAGGCTTCGGGCTCTTCACGCTTTTGCATGGGTGCAGCATGGAAGCATCCGAGTGCCAAAGATATGCCTTATGTTGCTGAGCTGATTAAAGAGGTTAAGGCTTTAGGACTTGAGACTTGCATGACGTTAGGTATGCTCACCGCTGAGCAGTCAGAGCAACTGGCTGAAGCTGGACTTGATTATTACAACCATAACCTAGATACCTCTCGGCGCTATTATGATGAGGTGGTGAGTACACGCAGCTATGATGAGCGCTTGCAAACCATCGACCACGTACGCAAGTCAGGTATCAATGTCTGTAGTGGCAGTATTGTGGGCATGGGTGAGAGCCGTGAAGACCGTATTGATTGGGTGCTTGAGCTGGCCAGTATGCCGCTACCCCCAGAGTCTATTCCAGTCAACTTATTGGTGCCCATTCAAGGCACGCCTCTTGGTGATAAGGTGCTTAGTGAAGGCCAGCTGCCGGTGCTAGAGTGGATTCGCACCATCGCGGTGACTCGTATTTGTTGTCCCAGCAGTTATGTACGGCTATCGGCAGGACGTGAGAGTCTATCTGATGCTGAGCAGGCTCTAGCCTTCATGGCAGGGGCTAACTCGTTTTTTTATGGCGATAAACTGCTCACCACCGGCAATGCCAGTCAATCTAATGATGATAGAATGATGCAGATGCTTGGACTTATCCCTGAAGCACCTAAGCCGAAGCTTACTGTGATTGATGCGCTAAGTGGTCATCAAAGTCAGCTATAA
- the hemJ gene encoding protoporphyrinogen oxidase HemJ, producing the protein MPEYFNWIKAAHVISMVCWFAAIFYLPRLFVYHAMSEDKVSQERFAIMERKLYRGIMTPSMIATWVFGLWMLSLGWEVYKAQGWLHVKLLLVVLLSGYHGMCGAYRKKLIDNPQYKTHVFWRWFNEIPVFVLIAVVVLVIVKPF; encoded by the coding sequence ATGCCTGAGTATTTTAATTGGATAAAAGCGGCGCACGTCATCTCTATGGTCTGCTGGTTTGCGGCTATTTTCTATTTGCCACGGCTGTTTGTATACCATGCGATGAGTGAAGATAAGGTGAGTCAAGAGCGCTTTGCAATTATGGAGCGTAAGCTATATCGCGGTATCATGACCCCATCTATGATAGCCACCTGGGTATTTGGTCTATGGATGCTTAGCTTGGGGTGGGAGGTGTATAAAGCCCAAGGTTGGCTACATGTGAAGCTACTACTGGTGGTGCTGTTGTCAGGCTATCATGGCATGTGCGGGGCTTACCGAAAAAAGCTTATCGACAATCCTCAGTACAAAACCCATGTGTTCTGGCGCTGGTTTAACGAAATCCCTGTGTTTGTGTTGATCGCTGTGGTGGTGCTGGTTATCGTCAAACCCTTTTAA
- the rph gene encoding ribonuclease PH codes for MRIDNRELDQLRTVTFERNYTKHAEGSVLVCFGDTKVLCTASVEAGVPRWLKGKGQGWVTAEYGMLPRATNTRNQREAARGKQSGRTQEIQRLIGRSLRAMVDLTKLGENTIYLDCDVLQADGGTRTASITGAAIALIDALEVLQQKKKLKADPLIGLVAAVSVGVKNGEVLLDLNYEEDSSCDTDLNVVMTQKGEFIEIQGTAEEKPFTRAEADKMLAMAEKGIADLVKLQQTALGW; via the coding sequence ATGCGTATAGATAACCGCGAGCTTGACCAACTGCGCACAGTGACTTTTGAGCGTAATTACACCAAACATGCTGAAGGCTCTGTACTGGTCTGCTTTGGTGACACCAAAGTTTTGTGCACCGCCAGTGTGGAGGCCGGTGTGCCACGTTGGTTAAAAGGAAAGGGCCAAGGCTGGGTCACCGCAGAATACGGCATGCTACCTCGAGCCACCAATACCCGCAACCAACGTGAAGCGGCGCGTGGTAAGCAATCTGGCCGCACCCAAGAGATTCAACGTCTTATTGGACGTAGCCTACGAGCTATGGTGGATTTAACCAAGCTTGGCGAGAATACCATCTATCTAGATTGTGATGTGCTGCAAGCCGACGGTGGCACCCGTACCGCTAGTATTACTGGGGCAGCCATCGCCCTTATTGATGCGCTAGAGGTGCTGCAGCAAAAGAAAAAACTCAAAGCCGATCCGCTAATTGGCTTAGTGGCAGCGGTCTCTGTCGGTGTCAAAAACGGTGAGGTATTACTGGATTTGAACTATGAAGAAGACTCCAGCTGTGATACTGACTTGAATGTGGTAATGACCCAAAAGGGTGAATTTATCGAAATCCAAGGCACGGCTGAAGAGAAGCCATTTACCCGTGCAGAAGCCGATAAAATGCTGGCCATGGCCGAAAAAGGCATTGCCGACTTGGTAAAACTACAACAAACTGCGCTGGGCTGGTAA
- a CDS encoding AMP-binding protein, which produces MTAASNSTQNTQLSDLHGTYPTYPDIPSDRPWFESYERYGITSQIERPADDTSLLEVFERNFARFGNRDAYICMGGSITYRELDTKSRQIAAYLQSLGLKVGDKVAAMMPNVLQYPVVALGVLRAGMILVNVNPLYTSHELEHQINDSGAKAIFIVENFAKTFEDVTDKGSVEHVVICSMGDMLGLVKGFVVNTVVRHIKKMVPSYSLPGSVSYKHALESVSAHEYQRPTLDLSHVALLQYTGGTTGVAKGAMLTHGNLIANMLQINAVMDAAFGDSNGTEVILTALPLYHVFSFMVCGMYTMYKGYTGLLIPNPRDLDGLIKEIDKYKPAFIPSVNTLFNGLVHHEKFKDLDFSNLKASIGGGMSVLPSVAKAWHEATGLPIVEGYGLSETSPVVSFNPMNISEFTAKIGVPAPDTDIILIDDNGQVMPIGERGEICVKGPQVMVGYQNRPEETKEAFTENGYFKTGDIGILDEKGFIKIVDRKKDMILVSGFNVYPNEIEEAMAQHPAVLEVGAIGIPNDERGEDPKIFVVKKKGASVTEKELLDFGRKQLTGYKRPRHVQFVDELPKSNVGKILRKELRKIEGLE; this is translated from the coding sequence ATGACAGCAGCTTCAAATTCTACCCAGAACACTCAGCTAAGTGATCTTCACGGAACCTATCCTACTTATCCTGATATCCCCAGTGACCGTCCTTGGTTTGAATCTTATGAGCGCTATGGCATTACTTCACAAATCGAACGCCCCGCCGATGACACCTCTTTATTAGAAGTATTTGAACGTAACTTCGCCCGTTTTGGTAATCGCGATGCTTATATCTGTATGGGTGGCTCGATCACGTATCGTGAGCTGGATACCAAAAGCCGTCAGATAGCCGCTTATCTGCAGTCACTGGGCCTAAAGGTGGGCGATAAAGTGGCAGCAATGATGCCCAACGTATTGCAGTATCCTGTGGTAGCTTTAGGCGTATTGCGTGCAGGTATGATCTTGGTCAATGTGAACCCACTGTATACCAGTCATGAGCTTGAACATCAAATCAATGACAGTGGTGCTAAAGCGATTTTTATCGTAGAAAACTTTGCCAAGACCTTTGAAGATGTAACAGACAAAGGCAGTGTAGAGCATGTGGTGATCTGTAGTATGGGTGACATGTTGGGGCTGGTAAAAGGCTTTGTGGTCAACACGGTCGTTCGCCATATCAAAAAAATGGTACCCAGTTATTCATTGCCCGGTAGTGTGTCTTATAAGCACGCCTTAGAGTCGGTTTCCGCTCATGAATATCAGCGTCCTACGTTAGACTTAAGTCATGTGGCTTTGCTGCAATATACGGGTGGCACCACAGGGGTAGCCAAAGGCGCTATGCTAACGCACGGTAATTTAATTGCCAATATGCTACAGATCAATGCGGTAATGGACGCCGCTTTTGGCGACTCAAATGGCACTGAAGTTATCCTCACAGCGCTGCCTTTATATCACGTGTTCTCTTTTATGGTGTGCGGTATGTATACCATGTATAAAGGCTATACCGGCCTACTTATTCCAAATCCACGCGACTTGGATGGCCTGATTAAAGAGATTGATAAGTATAAGCCGGCCTTTATCCCCTCTGTCAATACTTTATTCAATGGCTTGGTGCATCATGAGAAGTTCAAAGATTTGGATTTTTCAAACCTAAAAGCCTCCATTGGCGGTGGCATGTCTGTTCTACCCAGCGTCGCAAAAGCTTGGCATGAAGCCACTGGTCTGCCTATCGTAGAAGGTTATGGCTTGTCTGAGACCTCACCTGTGGTCAGCTTTAACCCTATGAACATCTCTGAATTCACCGCCAAAATTGGGGTGCCTGCCCCCGATACCGATATTATCTTAATCGATGATAATGGTCAGGTCATGCCGATTGGTGAGCGCGGTGAGATTTGTGTGAAGGGCCCACAAGTGATGGTTGGCTATCAAAATCGTCCTGAAGAAACCAAAGAGGCTTTCACCGAAAATGGCTACTTCAAAACAGGCGATATCGGTATCTTAGATGAAAAAGGCTTTATCAAAATCGTTGATCGTAAAAAAGACATGATTTTGGTGTCAGGTTTTAACGTATATCCTAATGAGATTGAGGAGGCTATGGCGCAGCATCCTGCTGTATTGGAAGTAGGTGCCATTGGTATTCCTAATGATGAGCGTGGTGAGGATCCCAAAATCTTCGTGGTCAAGAAAAAAGGTGCCAGTGTCACCGAAAAAGAGCTGCTAGACTTCGGTAGAAAGCAGTTAACTGGTTATAAGCGCCCGCGTCATGTGCAGTTTGTGGATGAGCTACCAAAGTCAAACGTGGGCAAAATCCTGCGTAAAGAGCTGCGTAAGATCGAAGGCTTAGAATAA